The Phyllopteryx taeniolatus isolate TA_2022b chromosome 4, UOR_Ptae_1.2, whole genome shotgun sequence genome includes the window CGCATGCCGCAGAAGCTCTCAACTGGGATGAGTCAAATCCGCAATATTAGGCACACTGCACCTGTGCACCATCATCATTCGATCACGAGACCCAATACAAGACCAGACATTTGGTGACTTTGGTGCCAAAATACGACAGCTACCTCTCAGTATGATACGGTACACTTCTACGCACTGCAAacgacaaccacaataataaacaacttGTTAAACGAATACCTCCCTGACAGTGCCAAAGCATCATGACAATATTATGTCAAATAGTGGACACACTAATGTACACCATGTTCCATCCTCTTGAATAACTACAGATGCATCTCAGTAAATTAGAACATCATGGAAAGGTTCTTTTATTACAGTAGTTCAATGcgaaaaaagtgaaactcatacaaATTCATTAAACGCCAACCTTACACTGACTATATGACATATGTAAAGCTAAAGTTTATGGTTGaattttaacatttcaacataGACCCAAAAAGTATTAgggattgtaaaaaaaaaacaacaacaaaaaaaaaaccgggACTCACCAAGTAAGAAATGATACGTATTAAGCAATTGATATGTAGTCTTTAATGAGAGATGGCTTacaggataaaaaaataaataatttataaaatgcTGTAAACCattataatatttaaaaatattgttataAATTCAATACAAATCAAGGTCCCTTCTAGTGGATCCCCTGCTCTCTCTGTAGTTGAGTAATTCAACTCCCTTAGTCGCTACATGAGAAAATGCGGTACTTTTTAAAATGCGGAATTTCATCCCGTGTCCTCAAATGAATGAAGTGTCCGGTGAGAGTAGGTTTGTACGTATGCTGAAACATACGGtgtgtacagtatacaatatGTATTCGTGTACTCGGTAGGTAGCTAGCGCTGAGTAAAAGCTCCTTAACCTGATATTCCTGCAGTGGTGGCCATGACCAACAAGAACTCGAACGCCTCACTGGTGTACTCCTTCCTCTATAAACTTGTCGAGGTGAGCGTGTTCCCGTATTGTTCTGCGCATCCATTCGCATTGGAAACCTATCAAAAAAGGTGACGTACTGCACGGCACAGTTAATTTGTGTTTACTGCAGGTGTTTACAGAGTATTTtaaggagctggaggaggagagcATACAGGATAACTTTGTGGTCGTCTACGAACTCCTGGACGAGCTGATGGACTTTGGATTCCCTCAGACCACTGACAGCAAGATCCTTCAGGAGTGAGGCTCAGCCAGACATACACAAATCATCCgtagtggtgtcttgagatacaagttttaTTTGTTTCGTGACTACGCTTGTCATCGTTTCCCCAATGAAACGAATTGGAAATACTACTAATCTGTTGTagcccccacaccccccccccccaaaaaaaagaaaaaaaatactttttgtaatgtgtaattTCATCAGGAAAAGTATCACTCCATAATATTGAACTTCataaaagcatacagtaatgacatgattaaatataattaaaaataatgacttttttttttgtcacactgtaTCAAGCCGGTCTATGCGCAACCTACTTACGCATTCCACAAAACAGGTAAAAGCACTTCCGCAATAGTCATGACAATAGTCGATGTTTAAGCTTCATTCGTGTTTACATAggtatcatatttgtataaataagtCGTACACATGTGTTTAACacttgtccgaagacaccagccataaataaaactaatttaGCGAGGTCTGCTTCAAAATCATGTCACCAGTCCTAGCTATGCtggttagcgtagcatacacagtAAATCAGCGATCCCATTTTCCTGCGTGGGTCCCGTGAcgttcttctccctgtagcggATTGAATGGCCATCCTGCTGCTATTTCTGGTGTGcttgccttggccacctggaggcagtatGAGACAGACGGAAATACTGCTCATTGTGACTCCTCACAGCActattagttgttcttcacagaggataaagaatatatgactgagtaCTATTATATTGTCTTACTAAATATCTTGTAGCACCGTTTGAGTTCAGTCCATCGGTTAAAGGGTTATGCAGCACCGCAGCGTAGATGCTATTTAGTGTTAGCATAAAGCTAGCGGGTTGATAAACTAAGCTGCGTTTTAGAGGTGTTatactctttgttttatgttccgTTTGAAAGTCAACTTCCGCATgagacagcttgaagcctcttgtGTTACAAGTGCAGTGCTTCATCATGTCTTTTTACGCAGGTACATCACACAGGAGGGCGCCAAACTGGAGGTGGCAAAGTCCAAGGTGCCGACCACGGTCACCAACGCTGTTTCCTGGAGGTCTGAGGGCATCAAATACAAGAAGAATGAAGTCTTCATCGACGTCATCGAGTCCATCAATGTGTTGGTaagtttctgtttttctgagcaaaaattccccaaaactAATTCTACCATATAAAGCCAAGATTGAggcacttattattattattattatacgtTTTAATTCACCTTTATTTAGCCAGGAAAATCTCTTTTCCGAGAGTCTCCTGGTCCTGTTTTTCTTGGGGAAGCGTGGTTTTCCAGTGGTTGCCTCACAGTTTTAAAGTTCGGCGTTCTAGATTTGATAATGCACACGCGGCGAACACTCGCCATAACGGCAAATATCAAACCAGGCTAAACTAAGCTCCTCCCCAGTATATGAAGATCTTGGTCTCAGTCAAGATCACttcaacaatatttttatgACCGTTACTCCTTTCCTAATTGCCGTCAACTTTAGGGCATTGCAGAAAGagtacaaaaatgcaaataggggatttttttttcagtgaatagcAGAGGATATGTTTCACAGGGAAAAAAGCCAATTGGTGACGAGTGAACCGCAAATACACGGGGGTTCGctgtatacatttaaaatactgtGCTAAATACAAATCAGTAGCAgtcaatgtgcttttttttaagtgacacaaattaaaaaaaaataaaaaaactaagttAATTTAGAAAGAAGTTAAAGTGCACGAAACTGCCAATCGTAATGTTAGGATTGATACAAGTGCTATCGCAAGATAAAACCTGTCCTGGATGGTCCGCCAATGATTTAGAAGCTGTTACTTTTACGTCGTCAAATTACTGCAAAATGCCCAgtagcacacacacatgtacacacatgcaTGACAAGTGCTGTAACTgaacgtaataataataataagtggtACCCCAAGATATTTATTTGATCCCAGCATGTGTCCGGCAGATGTCATTACCACAACAAACACACCACCTTTGAAgcacatttaaattatttacagGTGCATCGCCTACAATGTATCGTTGACAACTTTATTTAGTAAACAAAGTGATACTTGCATATTATTTGGATTTACTACAaatagtgaaatatttttttcttctttgttgaaatatttgaaatgaaatatgttatatttttaaaaaaataaaataaaaacgtggATGATTATCGCTTACAGCTCActaaaacccaaaattcaccatctcaagaaatgAGAATATTATATGAGAAACAATCAGAATGATTTGAATTGTAGGAATTGGCATTGTGTTTAACCCGTttaatgagtttcactttttgaattgattaTGATTAAAAATATTTCTCGACAAAGGCTATATACATCTCAAATGTTTAGACGGGTAGATCCGAAACATGTAAACGGGTAGATTTTGGTGGAGTCTTGTGATTTGATGTTTTAACTACGAGGTTAACATTTTATGGGCTTCTTGGatatttttttgtcccccccccaatGTGTTTATTCAGGTGAATGCAAACGGCAGTGTGATGAGCAGCGACATCGTGGGCAGCATCAAACTGAAGACCATGCTGTCAGGGATGCCCGAACTGCGACTCGGCCTCAACGACCGAGTGCTCTTCGCTCTTACCGGACGTACGTCGACTGCCGGGAACTTGTTTGTGAATCCAGCCCGGTGAATTATTTGACGCGTTTGTGGTCCGTTCAGGTGACAAGGGCAAGACGGTGGTGATGGAAGATGTCAAGTTCCACCAGTGCGTACGTTTGTCACGCTTCGAGAACGACCGCACCATCTCCTTCATTCCTCCAGACGGGGAGTCTGAGCTTATGTCCTACCGCATCAATACCCATGTTAGTCCCTTTTGCAACCTTACATATAGACACTATGGTCTATTATCTATGATCAACCTCCATTTTggttagatttaaaaaaaatatatatatattttacccgCAGGAAATGGAGATAGTCAAA containing:
- the ap1m2 gene encoding AP-1 complex subunit mu-2 isoform X2, which translates into the protein MSLSAVFVLDLKGKVLICRNYKGDVDMAEIDRFMPLLMQQDEEGLMCPVMSHGNVHFMWIKHSNLYLVAMTNKNSNASLVYSFLYKLVEVFTEYFKELEEESIQDNFVVVYELLDELMDFGFPQTTDSKILQEYITQEGAKLEVAKSKVPTTVTNAVSWRSEGIKYKKNEVFIDVIESINVLVNANGSVMSSDIVGSIKLKTMLSGMPELRLGLNDRVLFALTGRDKGKTVVMEDVKFHQCVRLSRFENDRTISFIPPDGESELMSYRINTHVKPLIWIESIIEKFSHSRVEIMVKAKGQFKKQSVANNVEVRVPVPSDADSPKFKTSTGHAKYVPEKNLVVWTIKSFQVRYMKIIEKSGYQALPWVRYITQSGDYQLRTNM